tctatgtattttacaaataaataccatcttgagtagatagcggaaaaactaacaaataaacaaacaaacaaaaaacatcaaaacaaactttcctaacagacgttttctaaatttgtgaaatattttctgtgttgttttattaagcccgtaaagccgtttGCGAGTTAACTAGAAAATGATGCGAGCCGTAAGCATAGTAAGAAGGCTTTGAACGCGTTTTTTGACAGTAGATGATATGCGTGATGTCGCAGgccctataatgatttgcaaatcacaccatAAATTCTACCTTgattagataacaaacaaacaagcaaacaaacgacAAACATGCAGTacataaaaaatatatcaaatgaaatttctgatttgtctcatgctaaatctatgatttttttaaattagtttctatggttccaaatggtatcatcagtagataacaaaatattgtctacctttcttacttactttctttgtattttataaaaatgatactctcttgagtattagatagcggaaaaaacccaaaaaaacaaacaaaaaaacatcaaagacaaactttcctaacagatgttttctaaatttgtgaaatattttctgttgttttattaggcctgcaatgctatcttcagagcgttccgagaaaatgatgcaggccgtaaatgatgcaggccgtaagtgggctcgcacgtgttcacagaagatgatgcatgtcgcaacgggtgatttgcaaatcgcaccgtaaatggtatcttgagtagataaaaaacaatcaaacaaacaaacaaacagacaaacaaacaaacatgaaatataaaaaatataggaaatgatctttctgactcgacTCATGCTAAgtctatgatttccttctttttttgtattatttcattaggttttaaaaaaaaaagtagataggcctaacaaaatatattcaacctttctcaatttctatgtattttacaaataaataccatcttgagtagatagcggaaaaactaacaagcaaacaaataaacaaaaaaacaaaaaacatcaaaacaaactttcctaacagacgttttttaaatttgtgaaatattttctgtgttgttttattaagcccgtaaagccgtttGCGAGTTAACTAGAAAATGATGCGAGCCGTAAGCATAGTAAGAAGGCTTTGAACGCGTTTTTTTGACAGTAGATGATATGCGTGATGTCACAGgccctataatgatttgcaaatcacaccataaattctaccttgagtagataacaaacaaacaagcaaacaaaggaCAAACATGTAGTacataaaaaatatatcaaatgatATTTCTGActtgtctcatgctaaatctatgatttttaaaaattagtttatacggttccaaatggtatcatcagtagataacaaaatattgtctacctttcttacttactttctttgtattttataaaaatgatactctcttgagtattagatagcggaaaaaacaaacaaacaaacaaacatcaaagacaaactttcctaacagatgttttctaaatttgtgaaatattttctgttgttttattaggcctgcaatgctatcttcagaagatagctgtttgcgcgcGCGTtctgagaaaatgatgcaggccgtaaatgatgcaggccgtaagtgggctcgcacgtgttcacagaagatgatgcatgtcgcaacgggtgatttgcaaatcgcaccgtaaatggtatcttgagtagaaaaaaaacaatcaaacaaacaaacaaacagacaaacaaacaggaaatataaaaaatatagcaAGTGATCTTTCTGACTCGATTCATGCTAAGTCtgtgatttccttctttttttgtattatttctttatgttttaaaaatgctatcatcagtagataggcctaacaaaatatattcaacctttctcaatttctttgtattttacaaataaataaaaaaaatatctaacaagcaaaaaacatcaaaacaaactttcctaatatatatatatataaaatactgTTTATGCAGAAAGGGCGGGAGAAAGAGTAGCTTACTTCattcattaaatgaaatatgatatctgTACTTTAATAAGCATCGGTttcgaaataataataataaaaataataataaaaaattatattattatcattatcattattattattattattattattattattgttgttgttgttgttgttgttgttgttgttgttgttgttgttattattatcatcattattattttcatagttgttattattattattattattattattattataatttttcaGATACCAAAGAGTTGTATTTTTATTGTTAAGAGTCCAGTCATTCGATCTGACCAGTCACCATGAATGCAATTTCGGTGGTGACGGTGACCTTCATGTTACTTGCATGGCTGCACACAACAACCGCACAAGGTATTTATGGGATCTATATACAACAATGGGACAGGACCATGCGCACAAGAAATTGAATCGCCTCACATATTAGCGGCGCTCTTCATATTTTATACCGGGCTTTATCCCGTAACtctagtctgtataccttcctcgaaaAAGAAATTCagatattgttttttttattttatctctaaatgcaatgatgagaagtatataaaactaacattttctgaaagaaaatggtgtaaggaatccaactagcataacagattcctgcgaaaattagcagtttttgagaaaatctcaatttttttttactttaggaaggtatatggactatagTATTGATTTTTTTCATGAAATAGGTGCATTTGTAGGATTGATGATTAACTGattttaatgataaaataaaagctTTCACCGGTACCAATTTCGTGCTCAAGTTTCATACTACTGCctgttagatttttttaaatttatttatttcctaaTGAGATAGAAAGGGCAATAATAGAAAGTGGAAATCACTAAAGTatcaatttgaaaatatttgatcCAGTTGCAGTGATGTATAgctaccataggcgtagatccggggggtaaatcctcccaatattttgccatataTTTGGCCATTCCCCCCCCGTGCCAATTTATTCCACTTGTGCactatatttcatcagtttagcttcaatatggcaaaattttcacTCTTATGGCTAAATGGCTTTACAGCAATCATAGTTCATCAACGGATTCGGCAGTAGACTTACCACTTAAGAATGACCAAAATTAGATCGAGTATTGCAAGTTCCCAAAGGTCTTGGCAAGTTCAATTGATCATTAAATCTTGGAATGTCATGTTACCTTATTTTATCCCCGGCCCGCATCCTGCTCTCAGTCAGGACACTGGTTATGCACAAAATTAATACTAGTGTTGGTTATTTGGTTTTCTcttgtttggtttggtttgttttgtttttttcgcaTAAGGGTAAACGCCCCTAAATTCCACTTCGGCACGGGGCCGAGGACGTCGGCCCCAACTGCTTGCGTCTCGTGAGAACTCACTAGCTAGTATAACTGTTCCCCTAATGATGCTTGTCCAACATCGTCTCCGGCGTACTTGAGAAATTGTTATGCCGTCTCTATCGCTATTTCGCCCAAGACAGTGAAATATCATTAGGCTCCGCTCACTCCACACAAATAAAGACACCGAACGAGATAAAATCGTGTTTCTGTGGAACTCAAAACgaatttgtaattttatgtacCCTTGTGTTGCAATCCGACTGAATAAAAACTTTTAACCTGATTCTGTATTATGAAAGCTGGTTCCTGACATACTTACGTTATATTTGGCAGATTCTTGCAACCCTCTCACCGAATTTCCATGTGCCGATGGACTGTCATGTGTGCAACAAATCTACCGTTGTGATTTCTTCATAGACTGTGCAGATAACAGTGACGAATCTGATTGTGCATGTCACTCAGATACTGAGTTCCAGTGTGAAGCAGGTGGTTGTATCGATATTGCATGGAAGTGCGATGACATTCCAGATTGTTTTGACGAAAGTGATGAAGCACAACATGTTTGTAACGTCACTACAGGTATGGTCATCATCACCACCCGGTACCGTCACGACTATACCACACATACGCATGATTATATGTCCTTTCCCGTGTTTACCCAAAACGTTTAAATTTATTTGGCGTCTCATTTCTAATACACAAAATAAAGCTTAAGTTAATAGTCTTTCTTCCTCTAAGTCTGCATTTATCAGCCTTTGTTCTAGCTttgtatttttaaacaaatgtctATATCACACTTGGCATTGAAGGTGCAGATGATGTACATTATTTCTGAACTTCTGaagtaaaaacacaaaacatgaaTGACCAAGGAGCATTATGATGGGCTATATGGTAGTGGTTTTACGTACCCCCGCATTTCAGCCAGGAGGGGATATGGAAGTATGCCATGACAATGGTTGCACGGGTTAATCTCATTATCTCCTCATGTAGCCAGTTTAGCCACATATATTGGAACACATATCTGTGGTTAGTCGGAATAGGAAATCCATACGGTTAGCCAAGATATGCATATAAATTATTTATCCAGTACAGTCATAAAAGACTGGCCCCTGTTTTATTTGTCAAAGCCGGTGTGTCCTTATAATCCTCCATTGAGATCAGCGTTACAGAATCTGCAATAGTGAGAAACCATCTAACTATATACAACCTATGACAGATCTTTCTCTGATCATGCCCCTAAGAGCGAGCGGGAATGTAATGCAAATCACTGTCAGAGACTCGATGACGACTTCACAATTATTCAAATCGTGGCTTAAACTCACTTGTTCAAGCCTTTCTTGTTCACTTCAAGTTTAGTTTTATGTGTGTTTGCACTCGTATATAGACTGTAttacttaacgcggctgtgtactctagccattgtttctttctcaaaattgagtttttatgatatgtttgtaccttgttatattatttataaatacaaggaatgaaaatccagatttataaactccaactgcaatattttaaggattttatttcactattccactcgtgtttgaaattgaaaaggaaagaaaatctttgttgtaccagcaaggtacacgcgcgcaacaactcatcgcgttgcgtatcgcgcaatttgttaacgcacaaatacgcgacgcatacgcgacgcttatctgcttgcgcggcgcatcttatggaaacaccacggaagcactgatttcacaaaaacctagtggtcaaatggctccgttttagctgataaaatgtgggtttttcaagttctttccccgatttaaatatcaagttatgaatggatttcgctcaaacttctcaagggctgTGGATtcacccgatgttcacgtaatataagtttcaaaaacgaaaactgtcgcattctcctgtgagattcgatgaaagtgcaaaatgtgaccactttaaacttcaacggccattatttcaatgttcattttctcggtaaaatgacgatttaggtacacgataactcaataaatacagcatctataggtaagcaaatatgatcatcgtaaaaagcatgatcgactcaagaaacggttttctcattttttatattttggtctatttccgattttgggcatcattttgtgcaaataggcgttttgaattttaaaagttcattttgatgccttatatggtcaatatctcaaaaaataaggccaatatcaaaaaataaaaaaccgtttttggaatggagcctcaagattgagctaaaaacaaaataaaatattttggaaagagtgttttttgttatgatgtacctaacaaatattgccaaaaactcactttttgtgattttcttcaaaattgttgtttttaccccaaatctgtatttatattaagatttattgatgtcttgccttcataaaatgtatacttttatatgttttgcgcgaataattacaaagttattgcacttttactgcatgcatgtctgagagtacacagccaccttaaaagaGGTTTTTTATTAACTTTGTATTGGTTTTATTTTTGGCTTGTTCAGCGCTACGAGACCTCCTGTTTTATGTGCTATGTAAGTTTTCCTGTACCCGTTGAGTTCCAACCTTTTACTGGTGAAAAAGTTTATCGATCCTAAAGCAACAtatattcttttatttatttcttcaagTTGTGAATGAATGTGATTCAGATCCTTGTCAGAATGGAGCCACTTGTGAGGATGGTGTAGACTCCTACACGTGCGTATGCACGTCAGGATGGACTGGTGACAACTGCGAACAGAGTAAGGATACTATAAAATTAAGATTGCTGAATCTACTAGTCACTGAGGTATActcacggccctgcaaggtgctaacacttcaaagtgttcatactggtcgctagggttcaaatccccgcacaggcatggaatcctacgtaatatgtatcatgttcgcttccatctagcgatcaataacctgaataaccattgtgtaattcaattaaatgcacaagctcatacacatgtggttctttgatgtcaatcgcatacaatataacccgtgatcaataacgaacgttggtcaaaagacgagcttactgaagtgaaaaattatgtacatgcagattcatcatttatgcatattgccttgaaaatcataaaaagcaactgcttgatcaacccaaatgattttattagcgttatttctaaaccaaatttcaaaaccacaaagtgttttacctgacttttgacccagaaatgtatgaatttgatgagaaattgtgatgaaaaataatattttacaagtcagaatCAGAAAGataaaatctcattacacacgttaattacatcacaatccaaacatagatggttaagttcatggagaatgttacaaactgttgtatgttttgccatattgtttttctatagggaataatgttttatcggTAAAATtggacatgaaaacctatcaaaaacacaacaaaaacgtgcatcgctatttgtatgcatgaaacaaattataagaattgtacagaagtgacctaacacttatgaaggctgtatcttgagaaagcgcatAGTCTtatgctagaatcttggcaaggacactctggtgaaataaagaaaaatacatgtgattgattttgtgtgactgttgagcgttaaatgtttcaaaatttaaaaatgaacaaaatgcgagtaactatgctgtcatcaacatgacaataatattcatgataaataattattgctccctaataaagaaatggttaacaaatggtttgaatatatcgcacgacattatagtaactgtatctagaaatttgtgcaagtcacttgtcaattttcgccagaaacgacctttttctacggttactgcccagctcattagtgcgatatgggatattctttacctcgagtttactgccctctgttgacgacagggcttcgaactcttattaaggcgatctaagaagtgcagggccgtgtactatgatcagctcgtaatagatgGGACTTATGACATTTGGATTTGTGTACACACAGTTGGGCGCAGACCTAAGCGCAAACTGGGCTTTGCA
This DNA window, taken from Amphiura filiformis chromosome 16, Afil_fr2py, whole genome shotgun sequence, encodes the following:
- the LOC140172686 gene encoding uncharacterized protein is translated as MNAISVVTVTFMLLAWLHTTTAQDSCNPLTEFPCADGLSCVQQIYRCDFFIDCADNSDESDCACHSDTEFQCEAGGCIDIAWKCDDIPDCFDESDEAQHVCNVTTVVNECDSDPCQNGATCEDGVDSYTCVCTSGWTGDNCEQKWNVRAVEVQS